The Sporomusaceae bacterium FL31 sequence TCATTTTAAAGCCTGGTCCTTCCCCAAGAACAGTATAACTCCCCCACGGGCGATACATAGTAGTATGCTCAGTCGCCTCTTTACGACCTCTTTTCTTTAGCTCATCAACTAGATTCTTAACCTTTTGTGATTCACCTTTTTTGGCAACGACGATAACATCATCTGTCTCAACGACTAATAAATCTTCTAAGCCAATACCGGCAATTAGACGGTTTTGCCCCAACATAAGAGTATTAGCGCATTCAATAGGTATACAGTCACCAATAACCGCATTACCTTGATCATCTTTCTCTAATACCTCGTGAATTGCATCCCATGACCCGATATCATTCCAACTGGCTTTTAAAGGAATAATAACTACATTTTTAGATTTTTCAGCAACAGCATAATCAATTGATATAGCAGGCATTTCTTCAAACCTTGTTAGCATTTCGGTAAAACCAAGTGAAGCCAGTTCGTAAATCTCAGGCTGATAAGTACAAAACTCTTTCAAAATGCAGCCTATAGAAAAAACAAACATTCCTGAATTCCAATAAAAATTACCGGCGTCCAGATATTTCTTCGCCATTTCAATATCAGGTTTTTCCTTAAAAGATTCAACTGTATAACCAGCACCAATATTAGATCCAGCCTGAATATAACCATAACCAGTTTCCGGCTTGTCGGGTTTAATTCCAAAAGTAATAATTCGATTTTCATTAGCCATATCTATTGCTGAATTAACATTTTTTATAAATTCACTATTTGGATAGATAATATGGTCTGAAGGTGTAATAAACATGACTTCATCAGTATCAGCACCAAGCTTATCGATACAATATTGAGCCGCCAAAGCTATGGCAGGTGCTGTATTTTTCCCAGTAGGTTCTAATAAAATATGAGCATCATTAACACCGCATTCTATTAACTCTGTTTTTACATGATGGAAATATTCATTGTTAGTTACCACAACAATATCATTAGCCTGCGCAAGTGGTAAAAACCGGATTAACGTTTGTCCCAATAATGAATGTTTTTTCCCTATTTTTAAAAATTGCTTTGGAAAACTTGCTCTAGATAATGGGAACAGTCGCGTTCCCCCGCCCCCTGCCAAAATGATAACCTTCACCTATATCACACCTTTCCACTTGATAGTCAAGACTTATTAGATTATCCCTTACGTCTTCCACTGCAAACTCGAACACCGCTCTGCCCGGCACCACCGTTTGCTAACAATCCCCGTTTAGTACGCCATATATTTATAGTTTGCCAAGCTACATACAATTTCTCGGCAATTCCTTTATCCGTTAGCCCCTGTTTATATAAGTCCATTCTTTGAGCTTCCTCTTCAGGAGACAATCTATTCATCGTTAAATTTACTGAAGAAAGCATCGTTTTCGCTTTTTAAACTCAACTCAGCACATGTATTCTCATCTGACTCAATTGTCCATGCGGCAACCTTCGTACCATAAATGACTGCTTCTGCCAAAGGTCTTCCTTTTATAAGTCCCATGACTGTTCCCGAAAAGAAGGCATCACCCGCACCAGAGGTATCAACAACTTCCACTGGAACTACTGGCTGATAGCCAAGTTTATTGCTGCTAATATTATAATATATTGCACCTTTACTGCCTAGAGTAATGACCATTAACTTCATTCCAGTTTCGATTGCATAGTTTTCAGCATTAGTTGCATATCATCTAAACTTAACTCTTCAAAATTCGTACCAAGTTAGACGACCTTCTTCAACATGATTGCAAATAAAGCACTCTAAATCACATAAAATATCCCTATCACTAAGTAAACATCCATATTCCCGGGAATGCCGTAAACAAGTCGCTGAGCTTCTTTGCATAGCTGAATGACTTTTCTGGTTATATTGGCGTTTAGATCAACTTCAAGCACGATATGGCTACACAAATTAACAATTTCAGTTCCTTTATTTTCGATGAGATCTTCTAAAATTGATAATTTCGGCATCTGGGATATAGATCCGACTAAATCACCACTTTGATTCATGATAGCTAGCACATTCCCATACCACAGCAATCAGTTTGTGCTAAATAATCCAAATTTATATTAGAATTACTAAGGTTTCTTCTCACGTCTTGCCCAATGGCAATATTATCTATACTAGATATAAATGTTGTGGGCAATCCTAATTTAGCTAAAGTAAGACCAACTGGTACCAGTTGGTCTTACAAGAATATTAAGCATGTTTTAAATAGTCTCTCTGTTCTTTTGTCAGCGAATCTATTGAAATATTCATCACCTTCAATTTAATATGTGCAACTTTCGCATTAAGTTCATCAGAAATGTTGTAGACTTCACTTATCATTCACTTATCATTCACCGATCAAATTCCATAATGTAATACAGCTAACACCTGCATTGCAAATGATAAGCCCAGGATTTTGATT is a genomic window containing:
- a CDS encoding carbohydrate kinase; its protein translation is MVITLGSKGAIYYNISSNKLGYQPVVPVEVVDTSGAGDAFFSGTVMGLIKGRPLAEAVIYGTKVAAWTIESDENTCAELSLKSENDAFFSKFNDE
- the manC gene encoding mannose-1-phosphate guanylyltransferase gives rise to the protein MKVIILAGGGGTRLFPLSRASFPKQFLKIGKKHSLLGQTLIRFLPLAQANDIVVVTNNEYFHHVKTELIECGVNDAHILLEPTGKNTAPAIALAAQYCIDKLGADTDEVMFITPSDHIIYPNSEFIKNVNSAIDMANENRIITFGIKPDKPETGYGYIQAGSNIGAGYTVESFKEKPDIEMAKKYLDAGNFYWNSGMFVFSIGCILKEFCTYQPEIYELASLGFTEMLTRFEEMPAISIDYAVAEKSKNVVIIPLKASWNDIGSWDAIHEVLEKDDQGNAVIGDCIPIECANTLMLGQNRLIAGIGLEDLLVVETDDVIVVAKKGESQKVKNLVDELKKRGRKEATEHTTMYRPWGSYTVLGEGPGFKMKKIAVTPGHQLSLQMHYHRSEHWIVTAGTAKVTIGDKEMMVHENESIFVPQSTKHRLENPGKITLEIIEVQNGSYLEEDDIVRFDDVYGRS